One genomic region from Bacillus sp. SLBN-46 encodes:
- the sucD gene encoding succinate--CoA ligase subunit alpha, translating into MSVFINKDTKVIVQGITGGTARFHTKQMLEYGTQIVGGTSPGKGGQEVEGVPVFNTVREAVETTGANASVIYVPAPFAADSIIEAVDADLDLVICITEHIPVLDMVKVKRYMEGKKTRLVGPNCPGVITADECKIGIMPGYIHTKGHVGVVSRSGTLTYEAVHQLTQAGIGQTTAVGIGGDPVNGTNFIDVLKAFNEDPETYAVIMIGEIGGTAEEEAAEWVKANMTKPVVGFIGGRTAPPGKRMGHAGAIISGGKGTADEKIRVMNECGIKVADTPSVMGETLIEVLKEQGLYEKCKTH; encoded by the coding sequence GTGAGCGTTTTTATTAATAAAGATACGAAGGTTATTGTTCAAGGGATTACTGGTGGAACAGCCCGTTTTCATACAAAACAAATGCTTGAATATGGTACACAAATTGTTGGTGGTACCTCTCCTGGTAAGGGTGGTCAAGAGGTAGAAGGAGTACCAGTATTTAATACTGTTCGAGAAGCAGTTGAAACTACTGGGGCAAATGCTTCGGTTATCTATGTACCAGCACCATTTGCTGCAGATTCCATTATCGAAGCGGTTGATGCAGATTTAGATCTTGTCATTTGTATTACTGAACATATCCCAGTATTGGATATGGTTAAAGTGAAGCGTTACATGGAAGGCAAGAAGACTCGTTTGGTTGGTCCAAACTGTCCAGGCGTTATCACTGCTGACGAATGTAAAATCGGTATCATGCCTGGTTACATTCATACTAAAGGCCATGTAGGTGTAGTATCCCGCTCTGGAACACTAACTTATGAAGCTGTACACCAATTAACTCAAGCAGGAATTGGTCAAACAACAGCTGTAGGTATTGGTGGGGACCCTGTTAATGGAACTAACTTCATCGATGTTTTAAAGGCATTCAATGAAGATCCTGAAACATATGCAGTAATCATGATTGGTGAAATCGGTGGTACGGCAGAAGAAGAAGCTGCTGAATGGGTTAAGGCTAACATGACAAAACCTGTTGTTGGATTCATTGGCGGACGTACTGCACCTCCTGGAAAGCGTATGGGCCATGCTGGTGCGATTATTTCAGGTGGAAAAGGTACAGCTGACGAAAAAATCCGTGTTATGAACGAGTGTGGTATTAAAGTAGCTGACACACCATCCGTAATGGGTGAAACTCTAATCGAAGTATTAAAAGAACAAGGCTTATACGAAAAGTGTAAGACCCATTAA
- the sucC gene encoding ADP-forming succinate--CoA ligase subunit beta: MNIHEYQGKEILRKYGVAVPNGKVAFTVEEAVEAAKELGTQICVVKAQIHAGGRGKAGGVKVAKNLDEVRTYANEILGKTLVTHQTGPEGKEVKRLLIEEGCDIKKEYYVGLVLDRASSHVVLMASEEGGTEIEEVAEKTPEKIFKEEIDPVIGLQPFQARRIAFNINIPKELVNQAVKFMMGLYSAYIEKDCSIAEINPLVVTGDGKVMALDAKLNFDSNALYRQKDVLAYRDLEEEDPKEIEASKYDLSYIALDGNIGCMVNGAGLAMATMDIVKHYGGDPANFLDVGGGATAEKVTEAFKIILSDPNVKGIFVNIFGGIMKCDVIAEGVVEAAKQVGLSIPLVVRLEGTNVDLGKQILAESGLNITAAESMADGAQKIVELVK, from the coding sequence ATGAATATCCATGAGTATCAAGGGAAAGAGATCCTCAGAAAGTACGGGGTTGCGGTTCCAAACGGTAAAGTGGCATTCACTGTTGAAGAAGCTGTGGAAGCTGCAAAAGAACTAGGCACACAGATTTGTGTAGTTAAAGCACAAATTCATGCTGGTGGACGGGGAAAAGCTGGCGGTGTTAAAGTTGCGAAAAACCTTGATGAGGTTCGTACATATGCGAATGAGATCCTCGGGAAAACATTGGTAACACACCAAACTGGTCCAGAGGGTAAAGAAGTAAAGCGTCTGTTAATCGAAGAGGGCTGCGATATCAAGAAGGAATACTACGTAGGATTAGTACTAGATCGTGCTTCTTCACATGTAGTATTAATGGCTTCTGAAGAAGGCGGAACGGAAATCGAAGAAGTAGCAGAAAAGACTCCAGAGAAAATCTTCAAAGAAGAAATTGATCCAGTGATTGGCTTACAGCCATTCCAGGCACGCCGTATCGCTTTTAATATCAACATTCCAAAAGAACTAGTGAATCAAGCAGTTAAGTTCATGATGGGCTTATATAGCGCTTATATCGAGAAGGACTGTTCAATTGCTGAAATTAACCCGCTAGTTGTTACGGGCGACGGAAAAGTAATGGCATTGGATGCTAAATTAAACTTTGATTCCAATGCATTATATCGTCAAAAAGACGTCCTAGCATATCGTGATCTTGAAGAAGAAGATCCAAAAGAAATCGAAGCTTCTAAATATGACCTAAGCTATATTGCATTAGATGGCAATATTGGCTGTATGGTTAACGGTGCTGGCTTAGCAATGGCGACAATGGATATTGTTAAACATTACGGCGGCGACCCCGCTAACTTCCTTGATGTTGGGGGCGGTGCTACAGCAGAGAAAGTTACAGAAGCATTTAAAATTATCCTTTCAGATCCAAACGTAAAAGGTATTTTTGTTAATATCTTCGGCGGAATCATGAAGTGTGATGTTATTGCTGAGGGTGTAGTAGAAGCAGCTAAGCAAGTTGGATTAAGTATTCCACTTGTTGTTCGCTTAGAGGGAACAAATGTTGATTTAGGAAAGCAAATTTTAGCTGAATCCGGTCTTAACATTACGGCTGCTGAATCCATGGCTGACGGTGCACAAAAAATCGTTGAATTGGTGAAATAG
- a CDS encoding ribonuclease HII, producing MKKQSIAEIEAYLSTIVSEEDPFLIEIQNDERKGVHQCIQRWRRQKEQERLLQEKFIEMNQFERNYREEGFQLIAGIDEVGRGPLAGPVVAAAVILPENFFLAGIDDSKKLSEKKRQEYDKMIRSEALAYSISMISADEIDEINIYEATKKAMYAAVAGLDPKPDFLLIDAMKLETPYPSDSIVKGDARSVSIAAASIVAKVARDELMKEISLSYPAYGFQQNMGYGTKEHIQAIQQHGITPYHRKSFAPVKDYVAKLK from the coding sequence ATGAAAAAACAATCGATCGCCGAAATCGAGGCGTACCTTTCAACAATTGTAAGTGAAGAGGATCCATTCTTAATTGAAATTCAGAATGATGAGCGAAAAGGTGTTCATCAATGCATTCAAAGGTGGCGTAGACAAAAAGAGCAGGAAAGGTTGCTCCAGGAAAAATTTATTGAAATGAATCAATTTGAGCGGAACTATCGAGAGGAAGGGTTTCAATTAATTGCAGGAATTGATGAAGTTGGAAGGGGACCGCTGGCTGGGCCCGTTGTGGCTGCTGCTGTCATCCTACCAGAAAATTTCTTCTTAGCCGGAATTGATGACTCTAAAAAGCTTTCTGAAAAGAAACGTCAAGAATACGATAAAATGATTAGAAGTGAAGCGCTGGCATACAGTATTTCAATGATTAGTGCGGATGAAATTGATGAAATTAATATCTATGAAGCAACCAAAAAGGCAATGTATGCAGCGGTAGCCGGTTTAGACCCGAAGCCAGATTTTTTATTAATTGATGCTATGAAGCTAGAAACTCCATATCCTTCCGATTCAATTGTAAAAGGGGATGCTCGAAGTGTATCGATTGCAGCTGCATCCATCGTGGCTAAGGTAGCGAGAGATGAGTTAATGAAAGAAATTTCGTTAAGCTATCCAGCATATGGTTTTCAGCAAAATATGGGGTACGGTACGAAGGAACATATTCAAGCTATTCAACAGCATGGGATTACACCGTATCATAGAAAAAGCTTTGCGCCAGTAAAAGATTATGTGGCAAAGCTAAAGTAA
- the ylqF gene encoding ribosome biogenesis GTPase YlqF, whose protein sequence is MTIQWFPGHMAKARREVTEKLKLVDIIFELVDARIPYSSRNPMIDEIIQHKPRLVLLNKADMADPVATKEWIASFAEKGIKALAINSQAGEGMKQIVQAANEILKEKFDRMRAKGVRPRAIRAMIVGIPNAGKSTLINRLAKKNIAKTGNTPGVTKSQQWIKVGKELELLDTPGILWPKFEDQEVGMKLAITGAIKDTLLNLQDLTVYTLRFLERAYPERLQERYKLTEIPEDLVALFDHIGLLRGCLMGGGMVDYDKVAELVIREIRSEKFGRLTLERPKDFLKVEENIE, encoded by the coding sequence TTGACGATCCAGTGGTTTCCTGGCCATATGGCCAAGGCTCGCAGAGAGGTCACAGAAAAGTTAAAATTAGTTGATATTATCTTTGAATTGGTCGATGCAAGGATTCCGTATTCTTCAAGAAATCCAATGATTGATGAAATCATCCAACATAAGCCGCGGCTGGTCTTACTTAATAAGGCTGACATGGCTGATCCGGTAGCGACGAAGGAATGGATAGCCTCATTCGCAGAGAAGGGAATAAAGGCTCTCGCAATTAATTCCCAAGCCGGTGAAGGGATGAAACAAATTGTCCAAGCCGCAAATGAAATCCTTAAAGAAAAGTTTGACCGAATGAGGGCAAAAGGAGTAAGACCGAGAGCGATACGTGCGATGATTGTTGGTATTCCTAATGCCGGAAAATCTACACTCATCAACCGACTGGCTAAAAAAAATATTGCTAAGACAGGAAATACTCCGGGAGTGACAAAATCTCAGCAGTGGATTAAAGTAGGTAAAGAATTGGAATTGCTTGATACACCGGGGATTCTATGGCCGAAATTTGAAGACCAAGAGGTTGGAATGAAGTTGGCCATTACTGGTGCAATTAAAGACACGTTATTAAACCTGCAGGACTTGACGGTTTATACTCTTAGGTTCTTAGAGCGGGCGTATCCAGAACGCTTACAAGAGCGGTATAAGCTTACAGAAATACCAGAAGATCTTGTTGCATTATTTGACCATATTGGTTTGTTAAGAGGCTGTCTAATGGGCGGTGGTATGGTCGACTACGATAAAGTAGCAGAATTAGTGATTAGGGAGATAAGGTCTGAAAAATTTGGACGACTTACCCTTGAACGACCAAAGGATTTCTTAAAAGTAGAAGAAAATATAGAATAA
- the lepB gene encoding signal peptidase I → MTKKKNELWEWTKALLIAVALAAVIRYFLFAPIVVDGLSMMPTLKDQDRMIVNKFSYDMGEPKRFDIIVFHAPEKKDYIKRVIGLPGDTIEYKNDTLYVNGKAYKEPYLDEYKKQVQDGPLTDSFTLEETPVGQKTVPKGELFVMGDNRRFSKDSRHIGSVPLSKVIGKTSIVYWPLNDAHIVTVK, encoded by the coding sequence ATGACAAAAAAGAAAAATGAGCTATGGGAATGGACAAAGGCCTTGTTAATTGCTGTTGCCTTAGCTGCAGTAATTAGGTATTTCCTTTTTGCTCCAATTGTAGTGGATGGCCTATCGATGATGCCTACATTAAAGGATCAGGATCGAATGATTGTGAATAAATTTAGTTATGACATGGGGGAACCTAAGCGATTTGATATCATCGTTTTTCATGCCCCAGAGAAGAAAGATTACATAAAGCGTGTAATTGGCCTGCCGGGAGATACAATTGAGTATAAGAATGATACTTTATATGTAAATGGAAAAGCGTATAAAGAACCATATTTGGACGAATATAAGAAACAAGTACAGGATGGTCCATTAACGGACTCGTTCACACTTGAAGAAACTCCAGTAGGCCAAAAAACAGTTCCTAAAGGGGAATTGTTTGTTATGGGAGATAATCGACGCTTCAGTAAAGACTCAAGGCATATTGGATCGGTTCCATTAAGTAAGGTGATTGGTAAGACAAGCATTGTTTACTGGCCTTTAAATGATGCACATATTGTTACAGTGAAATAG
- the rplS gene encoding 50S ribosomal protein L19 encodes MHKLIEEITKEQLRSDLPAFRPGDTVRVHVKVIEGTRERIQLFEGVVIKRRGGGISETFTVRKVSYGVGVERTFPVHTPKIAKLEVIRRGKVRRAKLYYLRNLRGKKARIKEIR; translated from the coding sequence ATGCATAAATTAATCGAAGAAATCACAAAAGAACAACTTCGTTCTGATCTACCTGCGTTCCGTCCTGGTGACACTGTACGTGTACACGTTAAAGTTATCGAGGGTACTCGCGAGCGTATTCAGTTATTCGAAGGTGTAGTGATTAAGCGTCGTGGTGGTGGAATTAGCGAAACTTTCACAGTTCGTAAAGTTTCTTACGGAGTAGGCGTTGAGCGTACTTTCCCAGTACACACACCAAAAATTGCGAAGCTTGAAGTTATTCGCCGCGGTAAAGTTCGCCGTGCTAAGCTTTACTACTTGCGTAACCTTCGCGGTAAGAAAGCAAGAATTAAAGAGATTCGATAA
- the trmD gene encoding tRNA (guanosine(37)-N1)-methyltransferase TrmD, with the protein MQIDILTLFPEMFTGVLGQSILQKATEKSAVNYNVVNFRDFADNKHSTVDDYPYGGGAGMVLKPQPIFDAVSTLKENAKSKSTRVILLCPQGERYSQRKAEELACEEHLIFICGHYEGYDERIRENIVTDEISIGDYVLTGGELGAMVVVDSVVRLLPEVLGNQESHMKDSFSTGLLEHPHYTRPADFRGLMVPEVLLSGNHKLIEEWRNKESLRRTLLRRPDLLDKIALTPQQEKWLNEVKKEYE; encoded by the coding sequence ATGCAAATTGATATTCTCACTTTATTTCCGGAGATGTTCACCGGGGTACTGGGACAATCCATTCTGCAAAAGGCTACCGAAAAATCAGCGGTTAACTACAATGTAGTAAATTTTCGAGATTTCGCAGATAACAAGCACTCGACTGTTGATGATTATCCATATGGCGGCGGAGCTGGTATGGTGTTAAAGCCACAGCCCATTTTTGATGCTGTTTCAACTCTTAAAGAAAATGCCAAAAGCAAGAGCACGAGGGTGATTCTTCTTTGCCCGCAGGGTGAACGCTATAGCCAGCGAAAAGCAGAGGAATTGGCCTGTGAAGAGCATTTGATTTTTATTTGTGGACATTACGAGGGCTATGATGAGAGAATCCGTGAAAATATTGTAACGGATGAAATTTCTATTGGTGATTACGTTTTAACTGGGGGCGAGCTCGGGGCAATGGTCGTTGTTGATAGTGTTGTCCGACTATTACCTGAAGTATTAGGAAATCAAGAATCCCATATGAAGGATTCCTTCAGCACAGGACTACTTGAACATCCTCACTATACCAGGCCGGCTGATTTTCGTGGTTTAATGGTTCCTGAAGTACTTTTATCAGGGAATCACAAATTAATTGAAGAATGGCGAAACAAAGAATCATTAAGACGTACCCTGTTAAGAAGACCGGATTTACTTGATAAAATAGCCCTTACCCCTCAGCAGGAAAAATGGTTAAACGAAGTAAAAAAAGAATACGAGTAG
- the rimM gene encoding ribosome maturation factor RimM (Essential for efficient processing of 16S rRNA) codes for MEKWFNVGKIVNTQGIKGEVRVISKTDFPEKRYKVGNVLYLFMPNSNTPIELTVKSHRTHKNFNLLTFEGFNNINEVEKFRDGILKVPESQLEELEEDEFYYHEIIGCLVATTKGEEIGKVTEILSPGANDVWVVKGKGGKDVLIPYIHEVVKKVDVKEKVILIDPMEGLLS; via the coding sequence ATGGAAAAATGGTTTAATGTTGGGAAGATCGTTAATACTCAGGGCATAAAAGGCGAAGTGAGAGTAATTTCAAAAACTGACTTTCCTGAAAAACGGTACAAGGTAGGCAATGTATTATATTTGTTTATGCCTAATTCAAACACGCCAATTGAACTAACTGTGAAAAGCCACCGGACCCATAAAAATTTTAACCTGCTTACATTTGAAGGCTTCAATAATATCAATGAAGTGGAAAAATTCAGAGATGGGATATTAAAAGTACCAGAATCACAGCTAGAAGAGCTTGAAGAAGATGAATTTTATTATCACGAAATTATTGGCTGTCTCGTTGCAACGACTAAAGGAGAAGAAATTGGTAAAGTAACTGAAATATTATCTCCAGGTGCAAATGACGTGTGGGTGGTGAAAGGAAAAGGCGGGAAAGACGTTTTGATTCCTTATATCCATGAAGTCGTGAAGAAAGTGGATGTGAAAGAAAAAGTCATATTAATTGATCCAATGGAAGGGCTACTTTCATGA
- a CDS encoding YlqD family protein yields the protein MQIIQTVVVKQVLTESSRQKLSEKYQGEMLQLKKECDQLHFELKRLEKTKTFSPEALKKHFQKEIQMRKEKIKLLEFQMEQLHILPLGSEIKEKEVQALKEVNVGDSWEEVLGQPCIIIQDGIIKEIR from the coding sequence ATGCAAATCATTCAAACTGTTGTGGTTAAGCAGGTTTTAACAGAGAGTAGCAGGCAAAAGCTCTCAGAGAAGTATCAAGGCGAAATGTTGCAACTGAAAAAGGAATGCGATCAGCTCCATTTTGAGCTAAAGCGACTAGAAAAAACGAAAACTTTTTCCCCGGAAGCTCTAAAAAAACATTTTCAAAAAGAAATTCAAATGCGGAAGGAAAAAATCAAGCTACTTGAGTTTCAAATGGAACAATTACATATCCTACCACTAGGTAGTGAAATAAAAGAGAAGGAAGTTCAGGCTCTCAAAGAAGTTAATGTTGGTGACTCTTGGGAAGAGGTGCTTGGACAACCTTGCATTATCATTCAAGACGGTATCATCAAGGAAATTAGATAG
- a CDS encoding KH domain-containing protein, giving the protein MKQLIESIVKPLVDFPEDVQVDVMEDDSRVTYQLTVNKTDMGKVIGKQGRVAKAIRTVVYAAGSSQQKKIFLEIGE; this is encoded by the coding sequence ATGAAACAATTAATCGAATCGATTGTTAAGCCTCTTGTTGATTTTCCTGAAGATGTCCAAGTTGACGTGATGGAAGATGACAGCCGCGTAACCTATCAGCTCACTGTTAACAAAACTGATATGGGAAAAGTGATTGGAAAACAAGGGCGTGTTGCAAAGGCCATTAGGACTGTTGTATATGCAGCAGGATCATCACAACAGAAGAAAATTTTTCTAGAAATTGGTGAATAG
- the rpsP gene encoding 30S ribosomal protein S16, whose translation MAVKIRLKRMGAKKTPFYRIVVADSRSPRDGRYIEVVGTYNPVAQPASVQINEELALKWLKDGAKPSDTVRNLFSNQGIMEKFHNAKLNK comes from the coding sequence ATGGCAGTTAAAATTCGTTTAAAGCGTATGGGAGCAAAGAAAACTCCTTTCTATCGTATTGTTGTAGCAGATTCTCGTTCTCCTCGTGACGGACGTTACATTGAAGTAGTAGGAACTTACAATCCGGTTGCTCAACCTGCTTCAGTTCAAATCAATGAAGAATTAGCTCTTAAATGGTTAAAAGACGGTGCGAAACCATCTGATACAGTTCGTAACCTTTTCTCAAACCAAGGCATCATGGAGAAATTCCATAATGCAAAATTAAACAAGTAA
- the ffh gene encoding signal recognition particle protein encodes MAFEGLADRLQNTIQKIRGKGKVSEADVKEMMREVRLALLEADVNFKVVKDFVKKVSERSVGQEVLKSLTPGQQIIKIVNEELTALMGGEQSKIAASNRPPTVIMMVGLQGAGKTTTSGKLALLLRKKYNRKPLLVAADIYRPAAIKQLQTLGKQLDMPVFSLGDQVSPVEIARQAIEKAKEEHHDYVLIDTAGRLHVDEALMDELKDIKELTKPDEIFLVVDAMTGQDAVNVAQSFNEQLGLTGVVLTKLDGDTRGGAALSIRAVTQTPIKFVGLGEKMDALEPFHPERMASRILGMGDVLTLIEKAQANVDEQKAKELEQKMRTASFTLEDFLDQLGQVRNLGPLDELLKMMPGANKIKGLNNIQIDEKQIAHVEAIIQSMTKAEKNNPEILNANRKRRIAKGSGRPVTEVNRLLKQFEDMKKMMKQMTGMQQKGKKKGGFKFPFKPF; translated from the coding sequence ATGGCATTTGAAGGATTAGCCGACCGACTGCAGAATACAATCCAAAAGATCCGTGGAAAAGGAAAGGTCTCTGAAGCGGATGTAAAAGAAATGATGCGTGAAGTTCGTCTCGCATTATTAGAAGCAGACGTAAACTTTAAAGTCGTTAAAGATTTTGTTAAAAAAGTAAGTGAACGGTCTGTGGGACAGGAAGTACTGAAAAGTTTAACTCCAGGTCAACAGATTATCAAAATCGTTAATGAAGAATTGACGGCTTTAATGGGTGGTGAGCAGAGTAAGATTGCTGCATCCAACCGCCCGCCTACAGTCATAATGATGGTTGGTCTGCAGGGTGCGGGTAAGACAACTACTTCTGGAAAGCTAGCTCTTCTGCTTCGAAAGAAGTACAACCGCAAACCATTGCTCGTTGCTGCCGATATTTACAGGCCTGCGGCGATTAAGCAGCTCCAAACGCTGGGTAAACAATTAGATATGCCTGTTTTTTCACTTGGCGATCAAGTAAGTCCAGTTGAAATTGCGCGACAGGCGATTGAAAAAGCGAAAGAAGAACATCATGATTATGTTCTTATTGATACTGCAGGTCGACTCCATGTTGATGAAGCATTAATGGACGAACTGAAAGATATTAAAGAGCTAACAAAGCCTGATGAAATCTTCCTAGTAGTTGATGCCATGACAGGTCAAGATGCCGTCAACGTTGCTCAAAGCTTTAACGAACAACTTGGTCTTACTGGGGTTGTATTAACAAAGCTTGATGGTGACACGAGGGGTGGGGCCGCACTTTCTATTCGTGCAGTCACACAAACACCGATCAAATTTGTCGGTCTTGGCGAGAAAATGGATGCCTTAGAGCCGTTTCATCCGGAACGGATGGCTTCTAGAATTTTAGGCATGGGTGATGTACTGACGCTGATTGAAAAAGCTCAAGCAAATGTCGATGAACAAAAGGCTAAAGAGCTAGAACAAAAAATGCGTACAGCTTCGTTTACCCTTGAGGATTTCTTGGATCAGCTTGGCCAGGTTCGAAATCTAGGACCTTTGGATGAATTGCTTAAAATGATGCCTGGTGCCAATAAAATCAAAGGTTTGAATAATATTCAGATCGATGAAAAACAAATTGCCCATGTGGAAGCAATTATCCAATCAATGACTAAAGCAGAAAAGAACAACCCAGAAATACTGAATGCAAACCGCAAACGCAGGATTGCTAAAGGTAGTGGACGCCCTGTCACAGAAGTAAATCGTTTATTAAAGCAATTTGAAGATATGAAAAAAATGATGAAACAAATGACAGGCATGCAACAAAAAGGCAAGAAAAAAGGCGGATTTAAATTCCCGTTTAAGCCGTTTTAA
- a CDS encoding putative DNA-binding protein, with product MLEKTTRMNYLYDFYYSLLTPKQQSYMSLYYLDDYSLGEIADEYDVSRQAVYDNIKRTEAMLEEYEEKLLLFQKFQERASLIRHLNELLNEENPSKQAMLETVAELEKLD from the coding sequence ATGCTTGAAAAAACAACACGAATGAATTATCTTTATGATTTTTATTATTCGTTGTTAACACCAAAGCAGCAAAGCTATATGTCTCTCTATTATTTAGATGATTATTCTCTTGGTGAAATTGCCGATGAGTATGACGTAAGCCGTCAGGCCGTTTATGATAATATTAAACGGACGGAAGCCATGCTCGAGGAGTATGAGGAAAAGCTTCTATTATTCCAGAAATTTCAAGAGCGGGCAAGTTTAATCAGACATCTGAACGAATTGCTTAATGAGGAGAACCCTTCAAAGCAGGCAATGTTAGAAACCGTTGCTGAGCTTGAGAAATTAGATTAG